GGGCAAGACCACCACCGCAGTCAGCCTGGCGGCCCTGCTGGCCGAGCGTGAACCGGTCCTGCTGGTGGACGCTGACCCCCAGGGCTCGGCCACCTGGTGGTGCGAGCGGGGGGAGATGCCCTTTGACCTGGCCCAGGAGAGCGACCCCCGCCTCCTCTCCCGGCTGCGCCGGGCGGAGGGGTACGGAGCGGTGGTGGTGGACACGCCCCCGGCCCTGCGCTCGGAGGCCCTGGAAGCCGCCCTGCGCTCGGCAGACTACGCCGTCCTGCCCACGCCCCCGGCCCCGCTGGACCTCGAGGCCCTGGTGGAGACGGTGCGGGGGGCGGTGCGCCCCCTGGGGGTGGCCCACCGGGTCCTCCTCAC
This window of the Meiothermus cerbereus DSM 11376 genome carries:
- a CDS encoding ParA family protein codes for the protein GKTTTAVSLAALLAEREPVLLVDADPQGSATWWCERGEMPFDLAQESDPRLLSRLRRAEGYGAVVVDTPPALRSEALEAALRSADYAVLPTPPAPLDLEALVETVRGAVRPLGVAHRVLLTRVDPRSLGEALEAQTALMEAGVPAFHAFVRAYKAHERAALDGKPITHWRGPNAREAEADYRRVAEELLRELSLLPKRREA